The following coding sequences lie in one uncultured Celeribacter sp. genomic window:
- a CDS encoding NifU family protein codes for MFIQTESTPNPATLKFLPGQTVLDAGTADFTTQEAASASPLASRIFKVGHVAGVFFGSDFVTVTKEDDTDWDHVKPAILGAIMEHFQSGEPVMAGQGADTSGGHADHDGPDSEIVTQIKELLDTRVRPAVAQDGGDITFHGFDRGIVYLHMQGACAGCPSSTLTLKMGIENLLRHYIPEVLEVRPVAA; via the coding sequence ATGTTCATCCAGACCGAATCCACGCCGAACCCCGCCACTTTGAAATTCCTGCCCGGCCAGACCGTTCTGGACGCGGGCACCGCCGATTTCACCACCCAAGAGGCCGCAAGCGCCTCGCCGCTTGCCAGCCGCATCTTTAAGGTCGGCCATGTCGCGGGTGTGTTCTTCGGCTCCGATTTCGTCACTGTGACGAAAGAGGACGACACCGATTGGGACCACGTGAAACCCGCCATTCTGGGCGCGATCATGGAGCATTTTCAATCCGGCGAGCCGGTGATGGCCGGTCAAGGCGCGGACACCTCTGGCGGCCACGCCGATCATGACGGCCCCGACAGCGAGATCGTCACCCAGATCAAGGAATTGCTCGACACCCGCGTGCGTCCCGCCGTGGCGCAAGACGGTGGCGACATCACCTTCCACGGGTTCGATCGCGGTATCGTCTACCTGCACATGCAAGGCGCCTGTGCGGGCTGTCCGTCCTCCACGCTGACCCTGAAAATGGGCATAGAGAACCTGCTGCGTCACTACATCCCCGAGGTGCTCGAAGTGCGCCCGGTTGCGGCATAA
- a CDS encoding L,D-transpeptidase, with protein MSDMKRRRFLALSLTTPFLARGAFAQEVGLTLPEELQSKGPARQNISSFRRIDWQEHFDELGQGRIVADTVSRALHFWGADGTYKLYPTSVPISDELTRRGYTEVIQKVKNPTWTPTPSMRERDPSLPVTVPAGPQNPLGVRALYLSWQYYRIHGTHDTRKIGRRSSDGCIGLYNEQIVDLYDRVSVGTQVKLI; from the coding sequence ATGTCCGACATGAAACGCCGCCGCTTTCTGGCGCTGAGCCTCACCACGCCCTTCCTGGCACGGGGCGCCTTTGCCCAGGAAGTCGGGCTGACCCTGCCGGAGGAGCTACAGTCCAAGGGGCCTGCGCGGCAGAATATTTCGAGCTTTCGCCGCATCGACTGGCAGGAGCATTTCGATGAGCTGGGGCAAGGCCGCATTGTCGCCGACACGGTGAGCCGCGCTTTGCATTTCTGGGGGGCGGATGGCACCTACAAACTTTACCCGACCTCCGTGCCGATCTCCGACGAGTTGACCCGTCGCGGTTATACGGAGGTGATCCAGAAGGTGAAGAACCCGACATGGACGCCGACGCCGTCGATGCGCGAACGTGATCCGAGCCTGCCGGTGACGGTGCCTGCGGGACCGCAGAACCCGCTCGGTGTGCGGGCGCTCTATCTGAGCTGGCAATATTACCGCATTCACGGCACCCACGACACACGCAAGATCGGGCGACGGTCGTCGGATGGTTGTATCGGGCTTTATAACGAGCAGATCGTGGACCTTTACGATCGCGTGAGCGTGGGGACGCAGGTTAAGCTGATCTGA
- a CDS encoding universal stress protein: protein MRKFLVILDDSRECLNAMRFAAMRASNSGGGVTILSIIPPEEFNHWIGVADLMREETRDRIVAHYEVFAKWMRDRQGIDPELVIREGEAVHEILTQIKEDPEIGVLVLGAGTEKSGPGPLVSAMTKQAGFLPIPMTLVPGEMSKERLEAVT from the coding sequence ATGCGCAAGTTTCTCGTGATCCTCGATGACAGCCGCGAATGTCTCAACGCCATGCGCTTTGCCGCCATGCGCGCCTCGAACTCCGGCGGCGGTGTCACCATCCTGTCGATCATCCCGCCCGAAGAGTTCAACCACTGGATCGGAGTCGCCGATCTGATGCGCGAGGAAACCCGCGACCGCATCGTCGCCCATTACGAGGTCTTCGCCAAATGGATGCGTGATCGTCAGGGCATCGACCCCGAGTTGGTGATCCGTGAAGGCGAGGCCGTGCATGAAATTCTCACCCAGATCAAGGAAGACCCGGAAATCGGTGTCCTCGTGCTGGGCGCAGGCACGGAGAAATCCGGCCCCGGCCCGCTTGTCTCCGCGATGACCAAACAGGCGGGTTTCCTGCCGATCCCCATGACGCTTGTGCCCGGCGAAATGTCGAAAGAACGCCTCGAAGCGGTGACCTGA
- a CDS encoding BMP family ABC transporter substrate-binding protein: MTLKTTFLGAAAALALTSGAALADPAIIFDLGGKFDKSFNESSYNGAERWKAETGGSYRDVELQSDAQREQALRRFAENGFNPIIMAGFSFATALETVAADFPDTKFAIIDMVVDAPNVRSVVFNEHEGSYLVGVAAAYAAEGDTVSFVGGMDIPLISKFACGYAQGFKSVKPEGKVIVNMTGTTPAAWNDPVKGGELTRAQKAAGSEVVFAAAGGTGLGVLQTAADEGMLSIGVDSNQNYLQPGHVLTSMVKRVDNAVYDAFMQGEDLETGIFVMGLANDGVGAAIDEYNEALITPEMKAAMDDATAKIVSGEVVVHDYMSDETCPAY, from the coding sequence ATGACCCTGAAAACCACGTTCCTCGGCGCCGCTGCCGCACTTGCACTGACCTCCGGTGCCGCTCTGGCCGATCCGGCGATCATTTTCGACCTCGGTGGCAAGTTCGACAAATCCTTCAACGAAAGCTCCTACAACGGTGCCGAGCGTTGGAAGGCCGAAACCGGCGGGTCTTATCGTGACGTCGAGCTGCAATCCGACGCCCAGCGCGAACAGGCGCTGCGTCGCTTTGCCGAGAACGGCTTCAACCCGATCATCATGGCTGGCTTCTCCTTTGCCACCGCGCTTGAAACCGTGGCAGCCGATTTCCCGGACACCAAATTCGCCATCATCGACATGGTTGTCGACGCGCCGAACGTGCGCTCCGTGGTGTTCAATGAACATGAAGGCTCCTATTTGGTGGGCGTCGCAGCCGCCTATGCCGCAGAGGGCGACACCGTTTCCTTCGTTGGCGGCATGGACATTCCGCTGATCTCCAAATTCGCCTGCGGCTACGCGCAGGGCTTTAAATCCGTGAAGCCCGAGGGCAAGGTCATCGTCAACATGACCGGCACCACGCCTGCGGCGTGGAACGACCCGGTGAAGGGCGGCGAATTGACCCGCGCGCAAAAAGCGGCTGGCTCCGAAGTGGTGTTTGCCGCCGCTGGCGGCACGGGCCTCGGTGTTCTGCAAACCGCAGCCGACGAGGGCATGCTCTCCATCGGTGTGGACAGCAACCAGAACTACCTGCAACCGGGCCACGTCCTGACCTCCATGGTCAAGCGCGTCGACAACGCCGTTTATGACGCCTTCATGCAGGGCGAAGATTTGGAAACCGGCATCTTTGTGATGGGTCTGGCGAATGACGGTGTGGGCGCCGCCATCGACGAATACAACGAAGCGCTGATCACGCCTGAGATGAAAGCCGCCATGGACGACGCCACCGCGAAAATCGTCTCCGGCGAAGTTGTGGTCCACGACTACATGTCCGACGAAACCTGCCCGGCTTACTAA
- a CDS encoding DUF2267 domain-containing protein — protein sequence MPMPWSYRHSEKEFKSFLKDAKDRMGHIMESDNMTYTAVDGVLQCFRRRLTPPQVIAFGDVIPSSLRAMLVFNWRVDAVPLPFGTRSELIREAQTVRKEHNITPLNVIDATAYALWRHCNHRDLKRVLDMIGPDAVAFWAVRGIPETELEQQII from the coding sequence ATGCCGATGCCATGGAGCTACCGCCATTCGGAGAAGGAGTTCAAATCCTTCCTAAAAGACGCCAAGGACCGTATGGGCCACATCATGGAGAGCGACAACATGACCTACACGGCGGTCGATGGCGTGTTGCAGTGTTTTCGCCGCCGCCTGACCCCGCCGCAGGTGATTGCCTTTGGCGATGTCATTCCCTCAAGCCTGCGCGCGATGCTGGTGTTCAATTGGCGGGTCGATGCGGTGCCCCTGCCCTTTGGCACGCGTTCCGAGTTGATCCGCGAGGCTCAGACGGTGCGCAAGGAGCACAACATCACGCCGCTCAATGTGATCGACGCCACGGCCTATGCGCTTTGGCGGCATTGCAACCACCGCGATCTGAAACGCGTGCTCGATATGATCGGTCCCGATGCGGTGGCCTTTTGGGCTGTGCGCGGGATTCCCGAGACAGAGCTTGAACAACAGATCATCTGA
- a CDS encoding GNAT family N-acetyltransferase: MAQTVPEMLAEIHAASFETPRPWSATEFAGLLSMKGVFLVTGDGPSFALGRYIPHEAELLTLAVAPEARGQGLGRKILKAYEKEADRLIALKSFLEVAADNEAAISLYLSEGYSESGRRKNYYTAPDKSKIDALVMEKRIKHT; encoded by the coding sequence GTGGCCCAAACCGTTCCAGAAATGCTCGCCGAGATTCACGCGGCGAGCTTTGAGACGCCCCGCCCTTGGTCCGCGACCGAGTTTGCGGGGCTTTTGTCTATGAAGGGCGTGTTTCTGGTCACCGGCGATGGCCCGTCCTTTGCGCTTGGGCGTTATATCCCGCATGAGGCCGAGTTGTTGACCCTCGCCGTCGCGCCCGAGGCGCGTGGTCAGGGGCTTGGCCGCAAGATATTGAAAGCCTATGAGAAAGAAGCGGACCGCCTGATCGCGCTCAAATCCTTTCTTGAGGTGGCCGCCGACAACGAGGCAGCGATTTCCCTCTATCTCTCGGAGGGATATAGCGAATCCGGTCGGCGCAAGAATTATTACACCGCCCCGGACAAATCCAAGATCGACGCTCTGGTCATGGAAAAGCGTATAAAACATACGTAA